The following proteins come from a genomic window of Pyxidicoccus sp. MSG2:
- a CDS encoding TIM44-like domain-containing protein encodes MLLRLLAILTVMFPLAALAGPGGQIVSAAFRSTFGRIVLITLTLLLLPLVLYVAVKEWLAERRTRTALKTLASTRAEFDWLTLNDRVLECFHRVHSAWKRESLKEASDWMTDWYWQNQQLVYLDRWEQEGLVNRCTVNEVKRVRPLTLACRNEDGEGGGSRLVVAITAEMEDYLESLITGHLVEGKKGFTEATTVWTFVLRDGRWLVNNIEQDHMMLTYARVGNELEALLPADNPVARTRDAR; translated from the coding sequence ATGCTCCTGCGCCTCCTCGCCATCCTTACAGTGATGTTCCCCCTGGCAGCCCTGGCCGGGCCGGGAGGACAAATTGTCTCCGCGGCCTTCCGCTCGACCTTCGGCAGGATTGTGCTCATCACGCTCACCCTGCTGCTGCTGCCGCTGGTGCTCTACGTCGCCGTGAAGGAGTGGCTCGCGGAGCGGCGGACCCGAACGGCTCTGAAGACGCTCGCAAGCACCCGAGCGGAGTTCGACTGGCTGACGCTGAATGACCGCGTCCTCGAGTGCTTCCACCGCGTCCACTCCGCCTGGAAGCGCGAGTCCCTGAAGGAAGCCTCGGACTGGATGACCGATTGGTACTGGCAGAACCAGCAGCTCGTGTACCTGGACCGCTGGGAACAGGAGGGGCTGGTGAACCGCTGCACCGTGAACGAGGTGAAGCGCGTGCGGCCCCTCACGCTCGCCTGCAGGAACGAGGACGGCGAGGGCGGAGGCTCGCGTCTGGTGGTCGCCATCACCGCCGAGATGGAGGATTACCTGGAGTCCCTCATCACCGGCCACCTCGTGGAGGGCAAGAAGGGCTTCACCGAAGCCACGACGGTGTGGACGTTCGTGCTGCGCGACGGTCGCTGGCTCGTGAACAACATCGAGCAGGACCACATGATGCTCACCTACGCCCGCGTCGGAAATGAGCTGGAGGCCCTGCTGCCCGCCGACAACCCGGTCGCCCGGACCCGCGACGCCCGGTAG
- a CDS encoding zinc-dependent metalloprotease encodes MFKRAAVLVVSCGALFAGCGTDPHIENEEIISNLMEAGIPADDIMVVDGAVYVGRDAHVSLEASRELLQRGEGSEELYMTTNRVGTSVTKICVNPTATFNTYTRLSQGLDLALGNYNALGLRITFARGPTTGCTANITAQTMAGTGGSSGFPSGGRPYGTINIGTGLNSLSVDVNEHVVTHELGHTLGLRHTDFYDRSISCGGAPTNEGTAGVGAVLIPGTPTTATPGGSIMNSCYPPDTDGEFTSSDRTALNYLY; translated from the coding sequence ATGTTCAAGAGAGCGGCAGTCCTCGTGGTGAGCTGTGGCGCGCTGTTTGCCGGCTGCGGTACCGACCCGCACATCGAGAATGAGGAGATCATCTCCAACCTGATGGAGGCCGGGATTCCGGCCGACGACATCATGGTCGTCGACGGTGCCGTGTACGTGGGCCGCGACGCGCACGTGAGCCTCGAAGCGTCCCGCGAGCTGCTCCAGCGGGGCGAGGGGAGCGAGGAGCTGTACATGACGACCAATCGCGTCGGCACCTCCGTGACGAAGATCTGCGTCAATCCCACCGCCACGTTCAACACCTACACCCGGCTCAGCCAGGGGCTCGACCTGGCCCTTGGTAACTACAATGCCCTGGGGCTCCGGATTACCTTCGCGCGCGGACCGACCACGGGCTGCACCGCGAACATCACCGCGCAGACCATGGCCGGCACTGGCGGCTCCTCGGGATTCCCGTCGGGCGGCCGTCCCTACGGAACCATCAACATCGGCACCGGCCTGAACAGCCTCAGCGTGGACGTGAACGAGCACGTCGTCACCCACGAACTGGGCCACACCCTCGGTCTTCGTCACACGGACTTCTACGACAGGTCCATCAGCTGCGGCGGCGCCCCCACCAACGAAGGAACCGCTGGCGTGGGTGCCGTCCTCATCCCCGGGACGCCGACCACCGCCACGCCGGGAGGGTCGATCATGAACAGCTGCTACCCGCCCGATACCGACGGTGAGTTCACCAGCTCTGACCGCACGGCCTTGAACTACCTCTACTGA
- a CDS encoding ATP-binding protein has protein sequence MDTDEEADTAQAPWVSCMRTILLLREEMDARQKKRVSMGITIAHFPAVKTLEGFDFKAQPSVDAKQVRQAARALRLVRHLPSRFPRLVSRLRPDRAHRLRPVWPPRAPPCG, from the coding sequence ATGGACACCGACGAAGAGGCAGATACGGCTCAGGCCCCGTGGGTCTCATGCATGCGGACCATCCTGCTGCTGCGCGAGGAGATGGACGCCAGGCAGAAGAAGCGCGTCAGCATGGGAATCACGATTGCCCACTTCCCGGCGGTGAAGACGCTGGAGGGCTTCGACTTCAAAGCGCAGCCGTCGGTGGACGCGAAGCAGGTGCGTCAGGCAGCGCGCGCCCTGCGTTTGGTCAGACATCTCCCCAGTCGCTTTCCGCGGCTCGTTTCGCGGCTCCGACCGGATCGCGCGCATCGGCTTCGGCCTGTCTGGCCGCCCCGCGCTCCGCCCTGCGGGTGA
- a CDS encoding alpha/beta fold hydrolase: MRKLLLLCLPLFACVTTKSVPVPASADSSTLHQVKRVKVAEGVELELLDFGGQGPALVFLSGLGNTGHVFDTFAPEFTAAHHVYAVTRRGYGSSSWPEQGYDTATLGEDVVRVLEGLGIAKASFVGHSAAGPELTWVATHHPERVEKVVYLDVRINGDLLAEFLSILPMPPPSEPAPEDVVSRAALAAAVARDVGGAFPAHEIDEASEFDPKTGHYLRDRKWPHAEERVMKGFLKVDFAAVTAPVLFLYVDQPRFGRVEDIPGFSQMDLPVQEKLRTLSARAHQRDAEMLSVMSMPNWKGIKLEHARHYVWLTNHDEVLREMKTFLETF, translated from the coding sequence ATGCGAAAACTCCTCCTCCTCTGCTTGCCGCTGTTCGCCTGTGTGACGACGAAGTCCGTCCCGGTCCCGGCTTCTGCCGACTCCAGCACGTTGCATCAGGTGAAGCGGGTGAAGGTGGCCGAGGGGGTCGAGCTCGAGCTGCTCGACTTCGGAGGCCAGGGACCCGCGCTCGTCTTCCTGTCGGGCCTGGGCAACACGGGCCACGTGTTCGACACCTTCGCGCCGGAGTTCACCGCGGCCCATCACGTCTACGCCGTCACCCGCCGGGGGTATGGCTCGTCGAGCTGGCCCGAGCAGGGCTACGACACCGCCACCCTGGGCGAGGACGTCGTCCGGGTGCTGGAGGGGCTGGGAATCGCGAAGGCGTCATTCGTGGGCCACTCCGCCGCCGGGCCAGAGCTCACCTGGGTGGCAACCCATCACCCGGAGCGCGTGGAGAAGGTGGTCTACCTGGACGTGAGGATCAACGGTGACCTGCTGGCGGAGTTCCTTTCGATCCTGCCCATGCCTCCTCCGAGCGAGCCCGCTCCCGAGGACGTGGTCTCACGCGCCGCGCTCGCCGCCGCGGTCGCGCGTGACGTCGGAGGAGCGTTCCCCGCGCACGAGATCGACGAGGCGAGCGAGTTCGATCCGAAGACCGGGCACTACCTGCGCGACCGCAAGTGGCCGCACGCGGAGGAGCGGGTGATGAAGGGTTTCTTGAAGGTGGACTTCGCGGCCGTGACGGCGCCCGTGCTCTTCCTCTACGTGGATCAGCCTCGGTTCGGGCGGGTGGAGGACATCCCAGGCTTCTCCCAAATGGACCTTCCCGTGCAGGAGAAGTTGAGGACCCTGAGCGCCAGGGCGCACCAGCGGGACGCCGAAATGCTGAGCGTGATGAGCATGCCGAACTGGAAGGGCATCAAGCTCGAGCACGCGCGGCACTACGTCTGGCTCACCAACCATGACGAGGTGCTGCGCGAGATGAAGACCTTCCTCGAGACATTTTGA
- a CDS encoding carboxypeptidase regulatory-like domain-containing protein yields the protein MRTRHWLWGSVVVGALVLVTWALPGGGWRGATSARTQAVRNAGTPHASRAAATASQRPSAGLRISGTVVDTKGVPVAGVRVSASSPEPGQTLSEMPCPEHPPWAFQSPLRQNARSRRLPQCIDDAGDLVIELVGAREGEAPIHAETTTGADGAFVLEALPEGVMTLWALGERGAASRSGIPAGSEGVALELEAGILLQGTVMGGGTPLAGANVTALDMGRSRFFDATTGTDGGFRMGPVPYREMYLAVVAKEGWLPAYVGIGDLHKQVTLLRPSRLSGRVLSNGVPAPGAEVRRVPGKRLPVAGDDARGITADAEGRFEWVLPPGEYTLSASRGERYALARVTAGPTTPEVVLELGSALHVEGTVSDESGQPVAGATVSVSRQESNGASLRALTGPEGHYRMGPLESGEWDFAVTAPGHLDRWRMEPQTLGPTTGPVDFTLHRAASITGRVTDTEGRPLSGIQLVPQRADTEAEDTGAREHAWTDEEGCFVLDTEEPGDYRIIVTDKSFLNAAFRVRAPSRDVHLTLKPGASVEGTVEDAHGVRLEGFLVELQDPEGLEEWRLGRDVRTDEKGHFLIQGVPPGRYLLLATREAASATRRVWRGVELQAGTRAQVPLRLEPERTLSGIVVDVSGQPVKDVYVRARPPQRDGPFWKQEGRNNRHGTPMGVRTEAEGRFTLRALTEAAYDVSAWKSGYTLDRGLSTGGTAAEEDMLRVGADTAQVRLVLRREAHIVGRLVGPDGAPIPRFQVNGTRTEDPEGAFAVPVEDLPSEPLVFEAEGLATRVLRWEPGASGADLDLGVVRMSRGRGLHGRVVDAETGEPLADVGFEFSTRSMDARGDAFTLSNEGTEGTKEDGTFDLPHVDLEAFTLTATCDGYRKQRLTVGPEQEEVLLRMDPGARVEVTVKDRRGRLRDATVEFHGDGVEELGLTQKGQLVQRGLEPGPYTVWLSLHDSLDSRTPVFPPQRVVVPASGRVRVSFQEQEGGATVKLRGAGGDDVSVMLLPGSVPPPSSSEDLERLSAHSIDVEQRGDEATFQQVPQGVATVLIVQSGDSPRFHSEELVIPSGGTLSRNLSPVWRSFDVDSED from the coding sequence ATGCGAACGCGTCATTGGCTGTGGGGGTCCGTCGTCGTCGGGGCGCTCGTGCTCGTCACCTGGGCGCTGCCAGGCGGCGGCTGGCGTGGGGCGACCTCAGCCAGGACGCAGGCGGTCCGCAACGCCGGGACGCCTCACGCGTCGCGCGCCGCCGCCACCGCGTCGCAGCGCCCCAGCGCCGGGCTGCGCATCTCCGGCACCGTGGTGGACACGAAGGGCGTACCCGTGGCCGGAGTCCGCGTCTCCGCCTCGTCGCCGGAGCCCGGGCAGACGCTGTCCGAAATGCCCTGCCCCGAACACCCGCCGTGGGCCTTCCAGTCCCCTCTGCGCCAGAACGCCCGGAGCAGGCGGCTTCCCCAGTGCATCGACGACGCGGGAGACCTCGTCATCGAGCTCGTCGGCGCGCGCGAGGGCGAGGCGCCCATCCACGCGGAGACGACCACCGGCGCGGACGGTGCCTTCGTCCTCGAAGCCCTGCCCGAGGGGGTGATGACGCTCTGGGCGCTGGGCGAGCGCGGTGCGGCGTCGCGCTCCGGCATCCCCGCCGGCTCCGAGGGCGTGGCGCTGGAGCTGGAAGCGGGCATCCTCCTGCAGGGCACCGTCATGGGAGGGGGCACGCCCCTGGCCGGCGCCAACGTCACGGCGCTGGACATGGGGCGCTCCCGCTTCTTCGACGCGACCACCGGCACGGATGGCGGCTTCCGCATGGGCCCCGTGCCGTACCGCGAGATGTACCTGGCCGTCGTCGCGAAGGAAGGCTGGCTCCCGGCGTACGTAGGCATCGGGGACCTGCACAAGCAGGTGACGCTCCTCCGTCCGAGCCGGCTCTCCGGCCGCGTGTTGTCCAACGGAGTCCCGGCGCCGGGTGCCGAGGTGCGCAGGGTCCCCGGCAAGCGCCTTCCCGTGGCCGGCGATGATGCGCGCGGCATCACCGCGGACGCGGAGGGCCGCTTCGAATGGGTGCTCCCCCCGGGCGAGTACACGCTCAGCGCCTCGCGGGGGGAGCGCTATGCGCTCGCGCGGGTGACGGCGGGCCCCACGACACCGGAGGTGGTGCTGGAGCTGGGCAGCGCCCTTCATGTCGAGGGCACCGTGTCGGACGAGTCGGGACAGCCCGTGGCCGGCGCCACCGTCAGCGTGTCCCGGCAGGAGTCGAACGGCGCGAGCCTGCGGGCCCTCACGGGTCCGGAGGGGCACTACCGCATGGGCCCCCTGGAGTCCGGCGAGTGGGACTTCGCGGTGACGGCACCCGGCCACCTCGACAGGTGGCGCATGGAGCCGCAGACGCTCGGCCCGACCACGGGGCCGGTGGACTTCACGCTCCACCGCGCGGCCTCCATCACCGGGCGCGTCACGGACACCGAGGGCCGGCCCCTGTCCGGAATCCAGCTCGTCCCCCAGCGCGCCGACACGGAGGCCGAGGACACCGGGGCCCGTGAGCACGCCTGGACGGACGAGGAAGGCTGCTTCGTCCTGGACACGGAGGAGCCCGGGGACTACCGCATCATCGTCACCGACAAGTCCTTCCTCAACGCGGCCTTTCGCGTCCGCGCGCCCTCGCGGGACGTGCACCTCACGCTCAAGCCGGGCGCCTCGGTGGAGGGCACGGTGGAGGACGCGCACGGCGTGCGGCTGGAGGGCTTTCTCGTGGAGCTGCAGGACCCGGAGGGCCTGGAGGAGTGGCGCCTCGGGCGCGACGTGCGCACCGACGAGAAGGGACACTTCCTCATCCAGGGCGTGCCGCCCGGCCGCTACCTGTTGCTGGCCACGCGGGAGGCGGCGAGCGCCACCCGCAGGGTCTGGCGTGGGGTGGAGCTCCAGGCCGGCACGCGAGCCCAGGTCCCACTGCGGCTGGAGCCGGAGCGCACCCTGTCCGGCATCGTGGTGGATGTCTCGGGCCAGCCCGTGAAGGACGTCTACGTCCGGGCCCGTCCGCCCCAACGGGACGGGCCGTTCTGGAAGCAGGAAGGCCGCAACAACCGCCATGGCACGCCCATGGGCGTGCGGACGGAAGCGGAGGGGCGCTTCACCCTGCGAGCCCTGACGGAAGCCGCGTACGACGTCAGCGCCTGGAAGTCCGGCTACACGCTGGACCGCGGGCTTTCGACGGGAGGCACGGCAGCAGAGGAGGACATGCTCCGCGTCGGTGCGGACACGGCGCAGGTGCGGCTGGTCCTGAGGCGGGAGGCCCACATCGTCGGACGGCTCGTGGGGCCCGACGGTGCGCCCATCCCCCGCTTCCAGGTGAACGGCACGCGGACGGAGGACCCGGAAGGCGCCTTCGCCGTGCCCGTCGAGGACCTGCCCTCCGAGCCGCTCGTCTTCGAGGCCGAGGGCCTGGCCACGCGGGTGCTCCGGTGGGAGCCGGGTGCGAGCGGCGCGGACCTGGACCTGGGCGTGGTGCGGATGAGCCGGGGCCGCGGGCTCCATGGGCGGGTGGTGGACGCGGAGACGGGTGAGCCCCTCGCGGACGTGGGCTTCGAGTTCTCCACCCGGTCCATGGATGCCAGGGGGGACGCGTTCACCCTGAGCAACGAAGGCACGGAGGGCACGAAGGAGGACGGCACCTTCGACCTGCCCCACGTGGACCTGGAGGCCTTCACCCTCACCGCCACCTGCGACGGCTACCGGAAGCAGCGCCTCACGGTGGGCCCCGAGCAGGAGGAAGTGCTCCTCCGCATGGACCCGGGCGCCCGGGTGGAGGTGACGGTGAAGGACCGCCGGGGCCGCCTTCGCGACGCCACAGTCGAGTTCCACGGGGATGGCGTCGAGGAGCTGGGCCTCACCCAGAAGGGCCAGCTCGTCCAGCGCGGCCTGGAGCCGGGGCCCTACACGGTGTGGCTGTCGCTCCACGACAGCCTGGACTCCCGCACTCCCGTCTTCCCGCCCCAGCGCGTGGTGGTGCCCGCCAGCGGCCGGGTCCGGGTCTCCTTCCAGGAGCAGGAGGGCGGCGCCACGGTGAAGCTGCGGGGGGCGGGCGGCGACGACGTGTCCGTCATGCTGCTCCCGGGCAGCGTGCCTCCGCCCTCGAGCAGCGAGGACCTGGAGCGCCTCTCCGCCCACTCCATCGACGTCGAGCAGCGAGGGGACGAGGCCACCTTCCAACAGGTGCCCCAGGGCGTGGCCACCGTCCTCATCGTCCAGTCCGGCGACTCCCCACGGTTCCACAGCGAGGAGCTGGTCATCCCCTCCGGGGGCACGCTGTCCCGCAACCTGTCCCCGGTGTGGCGCTCCTTCGACGTTGATTCGGAGGACTAG
- the tnpB gene encoding IS66 family insertion sequence element accessory protein TnpB has product MEKELEQFRQEVERLRAGRKAGSGPFPEPLRAFAVRYLAHALEKGDTLKAVVERLGVSEPTLQAWRRGQTPGGKKTQSSAQGAAPLKPVVVHPPKQHAPSPVATTFAVVKGDVFLFVGRCRRRAKVLYFDGTGLLLLTKRLFKGRFARPWVQAGALGVELTVAELSLFLEGCELAGRWKLSPPAFEEKALAVAPAV; this is encoded by the coding sequence GTGGAGAAGGAGTTGGAGCAGTTCCGGCAGGAGGTGGAGAGGCTGAGGGCCGGGCGCAAAGCAGGCTCGGGCCCATTCCCGGAGCCGCTGCGCGCGTTCGCGGTGCGCTACCTGGCGCATGCCCTGGAGAAGGGCGACACGCTGAAGGCGGTGGTGGAGAGGCTGGGGGTGTCGGAGCCGACGTTGCAGGCGTGGAGGCGGGGGCAGACGCCCGGCGGCAAGAAGACGCAGAGCAGTGCGCAGGGGGCCGCGCCGCTCAAGCCCGTGGTGGTGCACCCGCCGAAGCAGCACGCGCCCTCGCCAGTGGCGACCACCTTCGCAGTAGTCAAGGGCGACGTCTTCCTCTTCGTCGGGCGGTGCCGTCGCCGCGCCAAGGTGCTGTACTTCGACGGCACGGGGCTTTTGCTGCTCACCAAACGCCTCTTCAAGGGACGCTTCGCCAGGCCCTGGGTACAGGCGGGTGCGCTGGGCGTGGAGCTGACGGTGGCCGAGTTGTCGCTGTTTCTGGAGGGCTGCGAGCTGGCCGGGCGCTGGAAGCTATCGCCTCCCGCCTTCGAGGAGAAAGCGCTTGCGGTGGCGCCCGCCGTGTAG
- a CDS encoding DUF885 domain-containing protein: protein MRSRTLALVVSLALALPAAALAQSTPRAKGQVQVKPRQLPAWVQQSNVHTKYVLDALSKFDPEDSARAGVEGLDEAILDRTPGYRDRVRQAREAVLAELRTRLAAEQDLKVRQDLQILIEAQERELKAAALEQQYFVPYASVAQGVFNGVRVLLDEQVAPRRRQAALVRLRRYAGLEKGYAPIAELTMADTRAHLAKPGLLLPMKAELERHLENNAFLLDGLAPLFQKYGLQGYEEPLATLKKQLLDYDTFVRTELLPRARTDFQLPPEVYAHNLVELGVDVPPAELAAMARKAFGELQAEMQQVAAQVARARGWKDADYRAVIRELKKEQLVGEAILPHYQSRLKQLEAIIRRERLLTLPKSPARIRLASEAESARSSGPYMVPPRLLGNTGEQGEFVLPLNLPSTAPGGAKKLDDFTFAAASWTLTAHEARPGHELQFARMLENGVSDARAIFAFNSTNAEGWGLYAERITLPFLPPEGKLISLQHRLMRAARAFCDPELQLGRTTPEQVKQLLMTDLVLSEAMATLEVERYTFRLPGQATSYFYGFTRLNELRAEVEQAMGKRFDAQRFHDFVLAQGLLPPDLLRQAVFADFVRGPLPTRGAMAK, encoded by the coding sequence ATGCGCAGCAGGACCCTGGCCCTGGTCGTCTCCCTTGCCCTCGCCTTGCCCGCGGCGGCGCTGGCGCAGTCCACGCCCCGCGCGAAGGGCCAGGTACAGGTGAAGCCGCGGCAGTTGCCCGCGTGGGTCCAGCAGAGCAACGTCCACACGAAGTACGTGCTGGACGCGCTGTCGAAGTTCGACCCCGAGGACTCGGCCAGGGCGGGCGTGGAGGGACTGGACGAGGCCATCCTGGACCGCACCCCCGGCTACCGCGACCGCGTGCGCCAGGCGAGGGAGGCCGTGCTGGCGGAGCTGCGCACCCGGCTCGCCGCGGAGCAGGACCTCAAGGTGCGCCAGGACCTGCAGATCCTCATCGAGGCGCAGGAGCGCGAGCTGAAGGCCGCCGCGCTCGAGCAGCAGTACTTCGTGCCCTACGCGAGCGTGGCGCAGGGGGTGTTCAACGGCGTGCGCGTGCTGCTGGATGAGCAGGTGGCCCCGCGGCGGCGTCAGGCGGCGCTGGTGCGCCTGCGCAGGTACGCGGGGCTGGAGAAGGGCTACGCACCCATCGCCGAGCTGACCATGGCGGACACGCGCGCGCACCTGGCGAAGCCCGGGCTGCTCCTTCCCATGAAGGCCGAGCTGGAGCGCCACCTCGAGAACAACGCCTTCCTGCTCGACGGGCTCGCCCCGCTCTTCCAGAAGTACGGCCTCCAGGGCTACGAGGAGCCGCTCGCCACGCTGAAGAAGCAACTGCTGGACTACGACACCTTCGTGCGCACGGAGCTGCTGCCGCGCGCGCGCACGGACTTCCAGCTGCCGCCGGAGGTCTATGCGCACAACCTGGTGGAGCTGGGCGTGGACGTGCCGCCCGCCGAACTGGCCGCGATGGCGCGCAAGGCCTTCGGCGAGCTGCAGGCGGAGATGCAGCAGGTGGCCGCGCAGGTGGCCAGGGCGCGCGGCTGGAAGGATGCCGACTACCGCGCCGTCATCCGCGAGCTGAAGAAGGAGCAGCTGGTGGGCGAGGCCATCCTCCCCCACTACCAGTCACGGCTGAAGCAGCTGGAGGCCATCATCCGCCGTGAGCGCCTGCTCACCCTGCCCAAAAGCCCCGCGCGCATCCGGCTCGCCAGCGAGGCGGAGAGCGCCCGGTCCTCGGGGCCGTACATGGTCCCTCCCCGGCTGCTGGGCAACACGGGTGAGCAGGGCGAGTTCGTGCTCCCGCTCAACCTGCCGTCCACGGCGCCCGGCGGGGCGAAGAAGCTCGACGACTTCACCTTCGCCGCGGCGAGCTGGACGCTTACGGCGCACGAGGCGCGCCCCGGCCATGAGCTGCAGTTCGCGCGCATGCTGGAGAACGGCGTGTCCGACGCCCGCGCCATCTTCGCCTTCAACAGCACCAACGCGGAGGGCTGGGGGCTGTACGCCGAGCGCATCACCCTGCCCTTCCTCCCGCCGGAGGGGAAGCTCATCAGCCTGCAGCACCGGCTGATGCGCGCCGCGCGCGCCTTCTGCGACCCGGAGCTGCAGCTGGGCCGCACCACGCCGGAGCAGGTGAAGCAGTTGCTGATGACGGACCTGGTGCTGTCCGAAGCAATGGCCACCCTGGAGGTGGAGCGCTACACCTTCCGCCTACCGGGCCAGGCCACCAGCTACTTCTACGGCTTCACCCGCCTCAACGAGCTGCGCGCGGAGGTGGAGCAGGCGATGGGCAAGCGCTTCGACGCGCAGCGCTTCCACGACTTCGTGCTCGCCCAGGGCCTGCTGCCGCCGGACCTGCTGCGTCAGGCGGTGTTCGCGGACTTCGTGCGCGGCCCGCTGCCGACACGGGGCGCGATGGCGAAGTAG